In one window of Sinorhizobium chiapasense DNA:
- a CDS encoding iron transporter, with product MNCLKLLPIASAGLLVTGVSLASAAEYRIGDPQLRHGMEIAAVYLQPIEMDPPGMMLPAAEAHIHLEADVHAAADNKNGFAEGDWVPNLHVEYRLTKADTGEETAGSFMSMVASDGPHYGDNVKLMGPGKYRLELTIHSEPQEETAHFGRHVDKETGVAPWPEAFSVEYEFTYAGVGKKGGY from the coding sequence ATGAATTGCCTCAAATTGCTCCCGATTGCATCGGCTGGCCTCCTCGTCACGGGAGTCTCGTTGGCGTCGGCGGCAGAATATCGGATCGGCGATCCGCAGTTGCGCCACGGCATGGAGATCGCTGCCGTCTACCTGCAGCCGATCGAGATGGACCCTCCCGGCATGATGCTGCCGGCGGCTGAAGCCCATATCCATCTGGAGGCGGACGTCCACGCCGCGGCCGATAACAAGAACGGCTTTGCGGAAGGGGACTGGGTGCCCAACCTCCACGTGGAATATCGCTTGACCAAGGCTGACACCGGCGAGGAGACGGCTGGATCCTTCATGTCCATGGTGGCGAGCGACGGTCCTCACTACGGCGACAACGTCAAGCTGATGGGGCCGGGCAAATACAGGCTCGAGCTGACCATCCACTCGGAACCGCAGGAAGAGACTGCCCATTTCGGCCGCCACGTCGACAAGGAAACAGGGGTCGCGCCCTGGCCGGAGGCATTTTCCGTCGAATATGAATTCACTTACGCCGGCGTGGGGAAAAAGGGTGGCTACTAG
- a CDS encoding 4Fe-4S binding protein — MTTTVFLSRPQSDVWQRIGDWLAQHQRQIRWIQWSVVAVYAVLLVVPVFLPMPGNAAHIWDDLTRFAQFAFWGIWWPMVLFATVLVGRVWCGLLCPEGAISEFSSRHGRGGGIPRWVKWNGWPTLAFASTTLYGQMVSVYQYPKPALLVLGGSTLAAAAVGYLYGKEKRVWCRYLCPVGGVFGLFAKLAPLHFRVDPEVWRETQRAGLKPGPVNCAPLVPLKTMRGASDCHMCGRCSGFRGAIRLARRSPLNEIVHVAGEHPNPWETVLIVFGLMGVALGAFHWSVSPWFNAAKQRVAEWLVERGVLWPLEISPPWWVLTNYPERNDVLSLLDGTILILYVLTTALAVGLAITLLLALATLCLGRWNPARFHHLAQTLIPLAAAGVFLGLSALSVTQLRMDGIDLPWVAEARAAMLFLASGWSGVLCWHVTGLYCKPCGRRVLALASVGLAVAITNTGWFLFFWGW, encoded by the coding sequence ATGACCACGACTGTCTTCTTGTCGCGGCCACAGAGCGATGTCTGGCAGCGGATCGGTGACTGGCTGGCGCAACATCAACGGCAAATCCGCTGGATCCAGTGGAGTGTCGTCGCTGTCTATGCGGTGCTGCTCGTCGTGCCGGTGTTTTTGCCGATGCCCGGCAACGCCGCGCATATATGGGACGATTTGACCCGCTTCGCGCAGTTTGCGTTCTGGGGCATATGGTGGCCAATGGTGCTGTTTGCGACGGTGCTTGTCGGACGCGTGTGGTGCGGGCTTCTTTGTCCCGAGGGGGCAATTTCCGAATTCAGCAGTCGGCACGGACGGGGAGGCGGCATACCGCGATGGGTCAAATGGAACGGATGGCCGACCCTCGCCTTTGCCAGCACGACGCTCTACGGCCAGATGGTCAGCGTCTATCAGTATCCGAAACCGGCGCTGCTGGTGCTCGGCGGTTCGACGCTGGCCGCCGCCGCGGTGGGTTATCTCTACGGCAAGGAAAAGCGCGTGTGGTGCCGCTATCTCTGCCCGGTCGGCGGGGTCTTCGGCCTGTTCGCCAAGCTCGCGCCGCTCCATTTCCGCGTCGATCCGGAGGTCTGGCGGGAGACACAGCGCGCAGGGCTGAAACCGGGCCCGGTCAACTGTGCGCCGCTGGTGCCGTTGAAGACCATGCGGGGCGCAAGCGACTGCCATATGTGCGGCCGGTGCAGCGGATTCCGCGGAGCGATCCGGCTCGCGCGCCGGTCGCCCCTTAATGAGATAGTACATGTGGCGGGGGAACATCCGAACCCGTGGGAAACGGTGCTGATCGTCTTCGGGCTGATGGGCGTTGCTCTCGGCGCCTTCCATTGGAGCGTGAGCCCCTGGTTCAACGCGGCAAAACAACGGGTTGCCGAATGGCTTGTCGAGCGCGGCGTGCTGTGGCCGCTGGAGATCTCGCCGCCCTGGTGGGTACTGACGAACTATCCGGAGAGAAATGACGTATTGTCTCTGCTCGATGGGACCATCCTGATTCTCTACGTGCTCACGACGGCGCTCGCCGTCGGGCTCGCAATCACGCTGCTGCTTGCGCTTGCCACGCTCTGCCTTGGTCGCTGGAACCCTGCGCGGTTTCATCATCTGGCGCAAACGCTGATCCCGCTCGCGGCCGCTGGCGTCTTCCTCGGACTGTCTGCGCTGTCAGTCACGCAGCTTCGGATGGATGGGATCGATCTGCCGTGGGTCGCTGAAGCGCGGGCGGCAATGCTCTTCCTTGCAAGCGGCTGGTCCGGCGTGCTCTGCTGGCACGTTACAGGGCTTTATTGCAAGCCTTGCGGGCGCCGCGTGTTGGCGCTCGCGAGCGTCGGGCTCGCCGTCGCGATCACAAACACGGGCTGGTTCCTGTTCTTTTGGGGCTGGTAA
- a CDS encoding LacI family DNA-binding transcriptional regulator, translated as MLKKRTTLKDIARETGVHVSTVSRALDPVERKNITEEVVKRIQAAADALGYRPNRIAAGLRTNRTMSVGVMIPDITNLIFPPILRGIESVLEPLGYASIIVNTDSDRDREIRLLDVLRDRGVDGIIHAAVLRSDPSIAKAAQDGLPVVTLNRKVEYSDIPYVISDEDAGICQMLRHLRQLGHERIAHIAGPQELSTGQLRLAAFRKAADDLSVAVDEELIVTATRFDEQEGGRCLAALLSSGKPFTAVLCANDRLALGAIEALRERGIDCPRQVSVTGFNDMPLLELIRPKLTTVRIQQHGAGRAAANILLRLMNAETPGVDIETVLPVELVVRESTAPVFDARNRRGMAGSN; from the coding sequence ATGCTGAAAAAGAGAACTACTCTCAAGGATATAGCGCGCGAGACGGGGGTCCACGTCTCCACCGTCTCGCGTGCACTCGATCCGGTCGAGCGCAAGAACATCACGGAAGAGGTCGTCAAGCGCATCCAGGCAGCGGCGGACGCGCTCGGCTATCGGCCAAACAGGATTGCGGCGGGTCTCAGGACCAACCGGACGATGAGCGTCGGCGTCATGATCCCTGATATCACCAACCTCATCTTCCCGCCGATCCTGCGCGGCATAGAGAGCGTACTGGAGCCACTCGGTTACGCCTCGATCATTGTCAACACCGATAGCGACAGAGACCGGGAGATACGGCTCCTGGACGTTCTGCGCGATCGCGGTGTCGATGGCATCATCCATGCCGCCGTGTTGCGAAGCGACCCATCGATCGCCAAGGCGGCCCAGGACGGGCTTCCGGTCGTGACCTTGAACCGCAAGGTGGAATACTCGGACATACCCTATGTCATCAGCGACGAAGACGCGGGCATCTGTCAGATGCTGCGGCATCTCCGCCAGCTCGGACACGAACGGATCGCGCATATCGCCGGCCCCCAGGAGCTTTCGACCGGGCAGTTGCGCCTCGCGGCGTTTCGCAAAGCTGCGGACGATCTTTCCGTCGCCGTCGACGAGGAACTGATCGTCACCGCCACCCGTTTCGACGAACAGGAGGGTGGCCGATGCCTGGCGGCCCTGCTCTCTTCAGGGAAACCGTTCACGGCGGTGCTTTGCGCCAATGACCGACTGGCGCTCGGCGCAATCGAGGCACTGCGCGAACGCGGCATCGACTGCCCTCGCCAGGTTTCCGTCACCGGCTTCAACGACATGCCGCTTCTCGAACTCATCCGACCGAAGCTGACGACCGTCAGGATCCAGCAGCACGGCGCCGGACGGGCGGCGGCGAATATTCTGTTGCGGCTGATGAATGCCGAGACGCCCGGCGTCGACATCGAAACCGTACTACCCGTCGAACTCGTCGTGCGCGAGAGCACGGCGCCGGTCTTTGACGCCAGGAACCGGCGCGGGATGGCCGGCTCGAATTGA
- a CDS encoding amino acid ABC transporter substrate-binding protein: MRLGKTLGRFLAATTALALAATAARAQTLKIGASLPITGGLSVSGEKHKRGYELCTKLINEAGGILGRQVELVVSDNRSDPATAINQYERFINVDKVDAVYGTFSSRLTFPVGSILSKYNMVHAVPSGGALRIYEQGYRNLFYFQVSAAEYTGKDVVAVIKDLIPQGQGPKTAAIVSADDFFANAIAAGLLGEKVKDPATDKEIADLAPGYLADAGIKVVMQEKWPEEGFNDWLNLANSIKRSGAEMIIGLTASAEEAVQLTRSLKTVGATPKLVYLSQGAQTEFIEGVGENAANGVMIHTTWHKDVPFESTLAGKPFSNADFVKAFEAEYGVEPDEDSAIPFAVCQGIEQAINGAGTTDNAKMGEWLHARINDDPVRTVLGRFTWDERGLAKDKSHIMTQWQDGKLNFVYPTGEFEGVVPFNYPKAGF; the protein is encoded by the coding sequence GTGAGACTTGGAAAAACTCTCGGACGGTTTCTGGCGGCAACGACCGCCCTGGCGCTTGCGGCCACGGCCGCTCGGGCGCAAACCCTGAAAATAGGCGCATCCTTGCCGATCACCGGTGGCCTGTCGGTCAGCGGCGAGAAGCATAAGCGCGGATATGAACTCTGCACCAAGCTGATCAACGAAGCCGGCGGCATTCTCGGTCGCCAGGTCGAACTGGTGGTGAGCGATAATCGCTCCGATCCGGCGACCGCGATCAACCAGTACGAGCGGTTCATCAACGTCGACAAGGTCGATGCTGTTTACGGCACGTTTTCGAGCCGGCTGACCTTTCCGGTCGGCAGCATTCTTTCCAAATACAATATGGTCCACGCCGTTCCCTCCGGCGGCGCCTTGCGCATCTACGAGCAGGGATACCGCAACCTCTTTTATTTCCAGGTCAGCGCGGCGGAATACACCGGCAAGGACGTCGTTGCCGTAATCAAGGATCTCATCCCTCAAGGGCAGGGTCCGAAGACCGCGGCAATCGTTTCCGCCGATGACTTCTTCGCCAATGCGATTGCGGCGGGCCTGCTTGGCGAAAAGGTCAAGGATCCGGCAACCGACAAGGAGATTGCCGATCTCGCTCCCGGGTATCTCGCCGACGCCGGCATCAAGGTCGTCATGCAGGAGAAATGGCCGGAAGAAGGCTTCAACGACTGGCTGAATCTCGCCAACTCGATCAAGCGCTCCGGCGCCGAGATGATCATCGGCCTGACAGCGTCAGCCGAGGAGGCGGTGCAGCTCACCCGCAGCCTCAAAACCGTCGGCGCGACGCCGAAACTCGTCTATCTGAGCCAGGGCGCCCAGACGGAATTCATCGAGGGTGTCGGCGAAAACGCCGCCAACGGCGTGATGATCCACACGACCTGGCACAAGGACGTGCCTTTCGAAAGCACGCTTGCCGGCAAGCCCTTCAGCAATGCCGATTTCGTCAAGGCGTTCGAGGCGGAATACGGCGTCGAGCCGGATGAGGACAGCGCCATTCCGTTTGCCGTCTGCCAGGGGATCGAGCAGGCGATCAACGGCGCCGGCACCACCGACAACGCCAAGATGGGCGAATGGCTGCACGCCCGCATCAACGACGATCCGGTGCGCACGGTTCTCGGCCGCTTCACATGGGACGAGCGTGGCCTCGCCAAGGACAAATCGCACATCATGACGCAGTGGCAGGACGGCAAGCTGAACTTTGTCTATCCAACCGGCGAGTTCGAAGGCGTCGTTCCGTTCAACTATCCGAAGGCCGGCTTCTGA
- a CDS encoding ABC transporter ATP-binding protein, protein MLEVKNLCKHYGGIKAVDGATFAVERGSITALIGPNGAGKTTAFNCISRTVTPTSGEVWLDGARIDQLRPHKITAKGLSRTFQISRNLSDMTVIENVIVQSRVDGIRGMLRPAMSAEEKDKAMAILDFLGITRIAYEDGHNLSYGQKKLMDLAALLMSDPKIILLDEPAGGVNPTLMEEIIGHIRALNEKRGLTVLIVEHNMDLIMRLSHKVVVMAQGRVICDGPPEMVRKDPQVLDAYLGGVLEEEAA, encoded by the coding sequence ATGCTCGAAGTGAAGAACCTTTGCAAGCATTATGGGGGTATCAAGGCCGTCGACGGCGCGACATTCGCCGTCGAAAGGGGCTCGATCACTGCCCTGATCGGGCCGAACGGCGCCGGCAAGACGACAGCCTTCAATTGTATCAGCCGCACGGTAACGCCGACGTCCGGCGAAGTCTGGCTCGATGGCGCGCGGATCGATCAATTGCGGCCGCACAAAATCACCGCGAAGGGCCTCAGCCGCACGTTCCAGATCTCCCGCAACCTTTCCGACATGACGGTCATCGAGAATGTCATCGTGCAGTCTCGCGTGGACGGCATTCGCGGCATGTTGCGGCCGGCGATGAGCGCGGAAGAAAAAGACAAGGCAATGGCCATCCTCGACTTCCTCGGTATCACCCGCATCGCCTACGAGGACGGCCACAACCTCTCCTACGGCCAGAAGAAGCTGATGGACCTGGCAGCGCTCCTGATGTCGGATCCGAAGATCATCCTGCTCGATGAGCCGGCCGGCGGCGTCAATCCGACCCTGATGGAGGAGATCATCGGCCACATCCGGGCGCTGAACGAGAAGAGGGGCCTCACGGTCCTGATCGTCGAGCACAACATGGACCTGATCATGCGGCTCTCCCACAAAGTCGTGGTCATGGCGCAAGGCCGCGTGATTTGCGACGGACCGCCGGAGATGGTTCGCAAGGACCCGCAGGTGCTTGACGCCTATCTCGGCGGTGTCCTCGAAGAGGAGGCTGCCTGA
- a CDS encoding ABC transporter ATP-binding protein: MTELLQVTNITAGYGDGPAILDGAHLTVEPGKVHCIIGPNGAGKSTLLKSICGMLTIRKGDVIFKGKRLNGMRPDQILREGICFVPQERALFPKMTVRENLRMGGFILNNQKELDRRIDGILERFPILRERADQHAGTMSGGQQQTLAMARTLIIKPAIVMLDEPSLGLAPKVIQEMFDIMKMMSAEGVTVLLVEQNALMGLKNSDWGVVLDLGRTLFEGPAADVLADPRIQELYLGGKKAA; this comes from the coding sequence ATGACCGAACTGCTCCAGGTCACCAACATCACCGCCGGCTATGGCGACGGACCGGCCATTCTCGACGGTGCGCATCTGACCGTCGAGCCCGGCAAGGTCCATTGCATCATCGGGCCGAATGGCGCGGGCAAGTCGACGTTGCTGAAGTCGATCTGCGGCATGCTGACCATCCGCAAGGGCGATGTGATTTTCAAGGGCAAGCGCCTCAATGGGATGCGGCCGGATCAGATTCTGCGCGAAGGCATCTGCTTCGTGCCGCAGGAGCGGGCGCTTTTTCCCAAGATGACCGTGCGCGAGAACCTGCGCATGGGCGGGTTCATCCTCAATAATCAAAAGGAACTCGATCGTCGCATCGACGGCATTCTGGAGCGCTTTCCGATCCTGCGCGAGCGTGCCGACCAGCATGCCGGCACCATGTCGGGCGGGCAGCAGCAGACGCTCGCCATGGCTCGCACGCTGATCATCAAACCTGCGATCGTCATGCTCGACGAGCCATCGCTCGGGCTGGCACCGAAGGTGATCCAGGAGATGTTCGACATCATGAAGATGATGTCGGCCGAAGGCGTCACCGTACTGCTGGTCGAGCAGAACGCCCTGATGGGGCTCAAGAATTCCGATTGGGGCGTCGTGCTCGACCTTGGCCGCACGCTGTTTGAGGGCCCGGCTGCCGACGTGCTTGCCGATCCGCGCATCCAGGAACTCTACCTTGGCGGCAAGAAGGCCGCCTGA
- a CDS encoding branched-chain amino acid ABC transporter permease — MADILQILILGLALGGVIALMGSGLSLVFGVMRIVNLAHPSLIIAGAYIAYWAFKGLGIDPIVMLPVSAAIMAAIGVLVYRLMFEKETKSAKYSEMTVLLTFALAMMAEGVLGGLFTNTQRVTSPDYATDAFFIGDLFIPKGQLYAGLLSLAIIGALTLFLKYSRLGYAIRATTQNREAAELLGVNVNFISILAFAIGIGLAGAAGSLVSFVFSFFPAKHWEWVAMLMSVVVLGGMGSILGTVVAALLLSVVAAFVGTWIGATWSTMTFFLALFLILLIRPQGLFGEKPEMA, encoded by the coding sequence ATGGCAGACATCCTTCAGATATTGATCCTCGGCCTGGCTCTCGGCGGCGTCATCGCCCTGATGGGATCCGGCCTCTCGCTCGTCTTCGGGGTCATGCGCATCGTCAATCTCGCGCATCCATCGCTGATTATCGCCGGTGCTTACATCGCCTACTGGGCCTTCAAGGGTCTCGGCATCGATCCGATCGTGATGCTGCCGGTGTCGGCGGCCATAATGGCGGCGATCGGCGTCCTGGTCTACCGCCTGATGTTCGAGAAGGAGACGAAGAGCGCCAAATACTCGGAAATGACGGTGCTTCTGACCTTCGCACTCGCAATGATGGCGGAAGGCGTGCTCGGCGGCCTGTTCACCAACACCCAGCGTGTCACGTCACCCGATTACGCAACGGATGCCTTCTTCATCGGTGACCTCTTCATCCCGAAGGGACAGCTCTATGCGGGCCTCTTGTCGCTCGCCATCATCGGTGCGCTCACGCTTTTCCTCAAATATTCACGGCTTGGCTATGCCATCCGCGCCACCACCCAGAACCGTGAGGCGGCTGAGCTCCTCGGCGTCAATGTCAATTTCATCAGCATTCTCGCCTTTGCGATCGGCATCGGCTTGGCAGGAGCCGCCGGCTCGCTGGTGAGCTTCGTCTTCAGCTTTTTCCCGGCCAAGCATTGGGAATGGGTGGCGATGCTGATGTCGGTCGTGGTGCTCGGCGGCATGGGCAGCATTCTCGGCACCGTTGTCGCTGCTTTGTTGCTGTCCGTCGTGGCTGCCTTCGTCGGCACGTGGATCGGCGCCACCTGGTCGACCATGACCTTCTTCCTCGCCCTTTTCCTCATCCTGCTGATCCGTCCCCAGGGTCTGTTCGGCGAAAAACCGGAGATGGCATGA
- a CDS encoding branched-chain amino acid ABC transporter permease translates to MAVTLQQSSANSVLEARRAHNEKLARRADQTRVTWFPLALLAILLALPLLQFVGNYNYVLHLVLFTASYVAMASGWNILGGFAGYVSLGHSVFFGVGGYFAGMLLARYGISTIITAPLAGLVAAVLGYLVGLVTLKVRGPSFIISSIALLMIARILFDNWEFVGGANGLTLPTNDLPVQWAKLPYYYAMIAIAAFTVWATYRIKHSKFGLGLRAISKDEIKAESAGIDTRFYKVMAFALSAFFVGMAGAVWGEYLTYLRPNIFLLILISANLVLMCILGGKGTIVGPVVGAILIVALNELFVATMGASEVNILGTGLVMAVGLIFFPLGLVGTLAKKGKLPRVLNWD, encoded by the coding sequence ATGGCCGTTACCCTTCAACAATCGAGCGCCAATTCCGTCCTCGAGGCACGTCGTGCGCATAACGAGAAACTTGCCCGCCGTGCCGATCAGACGAGAGTGACCTGGTTTCCCTTGGCGCTGCTGGCGATCCTTCTGGCCCTGCCGCTTCTGCAATTCGTGGGTAATTACAATTACGTGCTCCATCTTGTCCTGTTCACCGCCTCCTACGTGGCGATGGCCTCGGGATGGAACATCCTCGGCGGCTTTGCCGGTTACGTCTCGCTGGGCCACAGCGTGTTCTTCGGCGTCGGAGGCTATTTCGCCGGCATGCTGCTGGCGCGCTACGGCATCTCGACAATCATCACGGCGCCTCTTGCCGGCCTCGTCGCGGCTGTTCTCGGCTACCTGGTTGGTCTGGTCACGCTCAAGGTGCGCGGCCCCAGTTTCATCATCTCGTCCATCGCGCTTCTGATGATCGCCCGTATCCTGTTCGACAACTGGGAGTTCGTCGGCGGTGCCAACGGCCTGACGCTGCCGACCAACGACCTGCCCGTGCAGTGGGCAAAGCTTCCCTATTACTACGCGATGATCGCGATCGCGGCCTTCACCGTCTGGGCGACCTACCGCATCAAGCACTCCAAGTTCGGCCTTGGTCTCAGGGCGATCTCGAAAGACGAGATCAAGGCGGAAAGCGCCGGCATCGACACCCGCTTCTACAAGGTCATGGCTTTCGCCCTCTCGGCGTTCTTTGTCGGCATGGCGGGCGCGGTCTGGGGTGAATATCTGACCTATCTCCGCCCGAATATTTTTCTCTTGATCCTCATTTCGGCAAACCTCGTGCTGATGTGCATCCTGGGAGGCAAGGGCACGATTGTCGGGCCGGTCGTCGGCGCCATCCTGATCGTCGCGCTCAACGAGCTCTTCGTCGCCACGATGGGCGCCTCGGAGGTCAATATTCTCGGGACCGGCCTGGTGATGGCGGTGGGTCTCATCTTCTTTCCGCTCGGGCTAGTCGGCACGCTTGCGAAGAAAGGCAAACTGCCACGCGTGCTCAACTGGGACTGA
- a CDS encoding glutathione S-transferase family protein, with protein sequence MSEYALYNAPQSTCSQRVRYMLHAKGRTFEEHKLDLFRGDQLKPEYLAINPNGLVPALVHHGAAVIDSSVIMEYLEDILGDVAPLRPEDPVKVARMRAMMRYIDEVPTPAVRVPSYNLAFLPHYQAMTEEEFLAVCESKPLRREFLMKMGRTGFPQSEMDEALARLQRGVDRMARWLNESGGPWLMGEDMTLADIAIMPVIVRMDDINLGRLWDGASAIAAWLDRIRATEAFPKTYYHGSLLTEKYPHLQALKTAAA encoded by the coding sequence ATGTCGGAATATGCACTTTACAACGCGCCGCAATCCACCTGCAGTCAACGGGTGCGCTATATGCTCCATGCCAAGGGGAGGACCTTCGAGGAGCACAAGCTGGACCTTTTCAGAGGCGACCAGCTGAAGCCTGAATACCTCGCGATCAATCCGAACGGATTGGTTCCGGCACTCGTCCATCACGGCGCCGCTGTGATCGATTCCTCGGTGATCATGGAATATCTCGAAGACATCCTCGGCGACGTCGCGCCCCTGCGGCCGGAGGATCCGGTCAAGGTCGCGCGTATGCGGGCGATGATGCGCTACATCGACGAAGTGCCGACGCCGGCCGTGCGCGTGCCGTCTTACAACCTGGCCTTCCTGCCGCATTACCAAGCGATGACGGAGGAGGAATTCCTGGCGGTATGCGAGAGCAAGCCGCTGCGCCGTGAGTTCCTGATGAAAATGGGACGCACCGGCTTTCCGCAATCGGAAATGGATGAGGCGCTCGCCCGCCTGCAACGCGGGGTCGACCGCATGGCGCGCTGGCTCAACGAAAGCGGCGGGCCATGGCTGATGGGCGAAGACATGACGTTAGCGGACATCGCCATCATGCCGGTCATCGTTCGGATGGACGACATCAATCTCGGCCGCCTTTGGGACGGAGCTTCCGCGATCGCTGCCTGGCTTGATCGCATTCGCGCGACCGAGGCCTTCCCCAAGACCTATTACCACGGCTCGCTGCTGACGGAGAAATATCCACATCTCCAGGCCTTGAAAACAGCGGCGGCCTGA
- a CDS encoding dioxygenase family protein — MQHVTVEPKLIETVADVTPTVLAAMSRTSDQRLKQLMDSMVRHLHEFIIETRPTEEEFEYGLRWIAALGHHTHETNNEVVLAADVVGASTLIDLINNDGMQGETMSALLGPFYRGQAPACERGDCIARSDTPGSTLYFRGSVTGVDGKPIADAKLDVWQASPVGLYENQDAEQDDFNLRGVFRTDADGRFHFTSVKPAGYPVPTGGPVGDLLRAQRRHPMRPAHIHFIVSAPGHKTLITQIFSDTPQALVTDVVFGAKTQIVGNFVEHTKQHPDYPETPLPFYSCEYQFKLVEGEPTYPVPPISGSKS; from the coding sequence ATGCAACATGTAACAGTCGAGCCGAAACTCATCGAAACCGTCGCCGACGTGACGCCGACCGTCTTGGCCGCGATGTCGCGCACATCGGACCAACGGCTCAAGCAACTGATGGACTCGATGGTGCGCCATCTCCACGAATTCATCATCGAGACGCGACCGACCGAGGAGGAATTCGAATACGGACTGCGCTGGATCGCGGCACTCGGCCACCACACGCACGAGACCAACAACGAGGTGGTGCTTGCAGCCGACGTGGTCGGCGCCTCGACGCTGATCGACCTCATCAACAATGACGGGATGCAGGGCGAGACGATGTCGGCACTGCTCGGCCCTTTCTATCGCGGGCAGGCGCCGGCCTGCGAACGCGGTGACTGCATTGCGCGCTCCGATACACCCGGTTCGACGCTCTATTTCAGGGGCAGCGTCACGGGCGTCGACGGCAAGCCGATTGCCGATGCGAAACTCGATGTTTGGCAGGCGTCCCCCGTTGGACTTTACGAAAACCAGGACGCGGAACAGGACGATTTCAATCTCCGCGGTGTGTTCCGCACGGACGCCGACGGACGTTTCCACTTCACCTCGGTGAAGCCGGCCGGCTATCCAGTGCCGACGGGCGGCCCCGTGGGCGATCTTCTGCGGGCACAGCGACGCCATCCGATGCGGCCTGCGCACATCCACTTCATCGTCTCGGCACCAGGCCACAAGACATTGATCACCCAGATCTTCTCGGACACGCCGCAGGCGCTGGTGACGGACGTGGTCTTTGGAGCCAAGACCCAGATCGTCGGCAATTTCGTCGAGCATACCAAGCAGCATCCCGACTATCCGGAGACGCCGCTGCCTTTCTATAGCTGCGAGTACCAGTTCAAGCTGGTCGAGGGCGAACCGACCTATCCGGTTCCGCCGATCTCCGGCAGCAAATCGTGA
- a CDS encoding SDR family NAD(P)-dependent oxidoreductase, whose protein sequence is MSLSDALTGKVAVVAGGSGGIGREACRLFAEAGARVVVGYRSGKERAEAIVAALPGEGHLALPVSIEDSSTINAFRDSTLVALGRADILVNTAGVTSPVAHADLDGLTDELIDQIFVNNWRGVFSTVRAFAPALKASRDGLIVNVSSIAAFTGVGSNIAYCGAKAGLDLMTNSLARALAPDIRVMAVSPGVVDTEFVPGRGQEFKEKAAAATPLKRLTTPTDVAEAILACATHLKFSTGTRIVVDGGRHL, encoded by the coding sequence ATGAGCTTGTCTGATGCCCTGACGGGGAAAGTTGCAGTCGTCGCCGGCGGGTCCGGCGGCATCGGGCGGGAAGCCTGCCGCCTGTTCGCCGAGGCGGGTGCTCGGGTCGTGGTCGGTTACCGCTCCGGAAAGGAGCGGGCCGAGGCGATCGTCGCAGCCTTGCCGGGCGAGGGACATCTCGCCCTGCCGGTCTCGATCGAGGACTCCTCGACCATCAATGCGTTTCGGGACAGCACGCTTGTTGCGCTCGGTCGCGCGGATATCCTCGTGAATACCGCCGGCGTGACGAGCCCGGTCGCCCATGCCGATCTCGACGGTCTGACCGATGAACTGATCGACCAGATTTTCGTCAACAACTGGCGGGGCGTTTTCTCGACCGTGCGCGCCTTCGCACCGGCGCTGAAAGCGAGTCGTGACGGGCTGATCGTCAATGTCTCGTCGATCGCCGCCTTTACCGGCGTCGGCTCGAACATCGCCTACTGCGGTGCCAAGGCCGGGCTGGACCTCATGACCAACTCGCTCGCACGTGCGCTCGCACCGGATATCCGCGTCATGGCTGTCTCTCCCGGCGTCGTCGATACGGAATTCGTTCCGGGCCGCGGCCAGGAGTTCAAGGAGAAGGCTGCGGCCGCAACGCCGCTCAAGCGGCTGACGACGCCTACGGACGTCGCAGAGGCGATCCTTGCCTGCGCCACGCATTTGAAATTCTCGACGGGCACCCGGATCGTCGTCGACGGAGGGAGGCACCTCTGA